The genomic window ATTATCTCTTTTTTGACGATTACATTTTTCACAAAGCAATTGAATATTTCTGGCTGTGTTGCTTCCTCCTTTTGCAAAAGGAATTATATGGTCATATTCTAAATTTTCTTGACTTCCACATTTTACGCATCTCCCATTATCTCGTCTCCAGACAGCAATTTTTACTTCTTCTGGGATGGGTGGTCTGGATTTTGAATCTTCTTTGACTTCTTCTGAATCATAAAGTAATTTTAATCTTTCAAATTTTTTTCTTTCTTTATCATAATCTTCTAATACTAATAACCTTGCTTCTTCCCAGGTGTATGTTCCTTCAACTATATAAAAGCGGTCTTTAAAAAGAAAAACAAATATTCTCTTTCCGTTATGTTCTTCATGAAACCCACTTTCTAATAAATATGGCCACACCTCTATCGCAAACGATCCACTAATGCTTACAGAAATTATTGAAAGAATGGGTTCTTCTTCTGCCTTCTTTTTATATTCTTCAAAGGTCAAAGGAATATTAAATTTATCGCAAAAACTCTTGAATTTCATTGGAGGAACCTTGTTGAGAAGAGCATATCTTTTTTCCATAAGAGCATCCATTTTTGCTTTTGCCATCTCTATTTTCTGAGCATCTTTAATTCTTCTTTTTTCTTCCATTTCTTTAACTTCCACCTGTATTACCTCTATTTCCTCATCTATTTTTTTAATTTGCTCCTTT from bacterium includes these protein-coding regions:
- a CDS encoding HNH endonuclease signature motif containing protein gives rise to the protein MIKKIFMKAEYYEKIKRVFEKNLKGHCFEGVDINEEIKEQIKKIDEEIEVIQVEVKEMEEKRRIKDAQKIEMAKAKMDALMEKRYALLNKVPPMKFKSFCDKFNIPLTFEEYKKKAEEEPILSIISVSISGSFAIEVWPYLLESGFHEEHNGKRIFVFLFKDRFYIVEGTYTWEEARLLVLEDYDKERKKFERLKLLYDSEEVKEDSKSRPPIPEEVKIAVWRRDNGRCVKCGSQENLEYDHIIPFAKGGSNTARNIQLLCEKCNRQKRDNLV